The window GAAACCTTCAATTTCAGTTGGACAAACAAAGGTAAAGTCCCGCGGATAAAAGAATAACACTAGCCACTTGCCGGCATAATCTTTCAGGCTAATCTCTCGATAATCATCGTCAAGCCCCTTTTGATAGGCGCTGGCGCTAAATTCTGGTGCTGGTTTATTAAGTTGAATCATATATTACTCCTATACTTAGTTACTTTCTATGGTCTTATGTGGTAAATTTCTCAATTGCCCACTTCGGGATTCGCTCGTTTACAACCTGCCAATCAATCAGCTTCATAAATTCATCGATGTAGGCTTTGCGAGCTGTGGCGTAATCGAGAAAATAAGCATGCTCATAGACATCAAGCACCAATAGCGCTCCACTATTCCATACTCCCCCTTGATTATGGGCATCGCAAATATAATTCTCAAGCCTCTGATTGTCAAAATCCCAAGCCAACACAACCCAGCCGCGAGCTGCGAGGCCCAAGGCCGCAAAGTCGGTCGACCAAGCTTCTACACTGCCCCATTCTTGCTCAATTAACTGCTTAATTGCCCCGGAGCACTGCTGAGACTTATCAGTCATATTTTCAAAATAAGCTTCATGCAGGCGGATGGCATTTAGAGCAAAAACCTTCTCTAAATTAACTTCACGAATTTCAGCATAAGTGCCATTACTAACCGCCGGATCAACTTGGCGCGCTTGAGTAGCGAGTTCATTATATTTCTTTACATAGCCCTCATAAAGCTTATAATGTTCGGCTAGTTGTCTCGCGGTAATTCCCGGTAATTCAGTGTAGCCTAATGGCTTAGCGATTAATTCTGTCATACTACCTCCTAAAAAATTAAGGCTATTCTTCTACTCTACCAAAGCTAGTGCAATCATACAAAAAGCTATTACGGGTTGTTTTTATTGGTGCAGCTCCCTCAAAAGCAAACATGTACGATATAACCTTAGCATCCGGATTGAGCTGGCGAGCCAGCTGATTGCGCATTTTTGGCATGTGGTGGTGAATTAAATAGAGATACACTACGTCAAACTCCCCAATATCAACCGACCAAAAACTCCTTAAATAAACCTTGGCGCGCTTGCCGTAGCGCAATAAGCGCAAGCGAGCAATTAGCCAAAGTAGCGGATTCACTTCAAAACCAACTACTTCTGCTCCGCGTCGAGCGGCGGCTGCTAAAACCTTACCATCGCCACAGCCTAGATCGACAAATTTCGTGCCTCGCTTTACTCCTGCCAACTTAAATAGCTCATCCAAGTCTTGGCTAAAAGCCGGAACCCAAGGAGCACCCAAAAACGCTCCAATACCGAAGCTCAAAATAATCACCGATGCAATAAGCCAAAGCCAATTCACTATCTAAGTCTAGGCTTCCCCATGTTCTAAGGCTTCAGCCGCATCAGCCTCTTCTTTGGTCTTGTGAATAGTACCTGGAGCATGTTCGGCTGGACTATAAAGTGAGTATACTTTTAGATCCGAATCACCAATGTTCTTAATATTATGCCAGGTACCAGCCGGAATTAGCACTGCAGTATCTGGTTGCAATTCGGCCGTATCACTCACCTCTTCCTTAGATGGACCAGTAACAAGTGTTGCAGCCCCAGCTTCGACACGCAAAAACTGATCAACATCACCATGCACCTCTAGGCCTATCTCGCTACCAACCGGAATAGACATCACAGTTAGCTGCGTATACTCGCCCGTCCATAATGTCGTCCGAAAATTTGTGTTATTTTTAGTCTCTGCCTCCATATCTAGAACAAACACTTTTCTATCATTTTCAGTCATAATACTTCTCCCATTACCTACCTTTATTATAGCGCGAAACGCCTACAGTTTCTATCTGTTATCTGGTATAATAATGACCATTCGTCTATAGGGGTGTAGCTCAGCTGGCTAGAGCGTCGGTCTCCAAAACCGAAGGCCGCGGGTTCGATTCCTGCCACCCCTGCCAAGCAGAACAGTTCAAAAAAATAACAGATAGAAAAAGTTCTATTTCCTATTGCTTGAATATGTTTTTGTGCAATTCTCCTGCATTTACTCTGATAAAAAGTTCGATTCCCGTTTGTCCTCCACTTGTACAATCGAACTTTTTCATAGAATTAATTAGTATTGCTGAAGCAGTTAGACCTTACGTTGTAGCGGAATGAGATTTTAGAGTACAGTTTTTCGCAGTAACTGGGCGTTTAGCGCAACTATTACAGTAGAAGCAGACATGAGTACTGCGCCTACTGCTGGTGACAGTACAATCCCGGCCCCAAATAGTACACCCGCAGCTAGTGGAATTGCGAAAATGTTATAGCCAGTAGCCCAGCCAAGATTTTGGAACATTTTACGGTACGTAGCTTTGGATAGCTTTATTACTTTAACTACATCTTGAGGATTACTGTTGACCAGGATAATATCTGCCGACTTAATGGCTACATCAGTGCCCGCCCCAATAGCGATACCTATGTCGGCTTGTGTGAGTGCTGGTGCATCATTTATGCCATCTCCAACCATCGCGACCTTATTACTATTCTTCTGAAGTGCTTTTACTTTCGCAGATTTATCTTCAGGACGCACTTCAGCAAAATATTGATCTAATCCAAGTTGTTTTGATACATAGGACGCTACTTCTTCAGAGTCGCCCGTTATCATGGCCGTCTTTATGCCCATTTCCTTAAGCGTAGCGATGGTCTGCTTTGATTCATCGCGAACTATGTCAGCTAAGCCTAACGCACCGATAACCTGTTCGTTGGTAATCAAATACACTTCCGTCTTGCCCTCTCTCGCAGCTTTTTTTACTGCTTTGGCGATATCCGCAGGAACACTAAGCTTGTTTTCTTCTATATACCGGTAACTGGCAGCTATATACACTTCGCTACCGTGCAATGTGCCTTGTACACCTAAACCTGGCAGAGCTTTAAAGTCAGTGACCTTATCAAGGTGAACATGTTCTCCTTCTGCTTTTCGTACAATGCCCTTACCTACAATATGCTCACTATTCTGTTCAAGACTTGCGGTTAAATGTAAAACATCTTCTTTGCTATGTCCTTTTGTAGCCCATATATCGGTAACGCCGTGTTCACCTTTTGTCAATGTTCCTGTTTTATCAAAAAGTACCCAATCTAGTTTTCGAGCTGATTCGAGGGCTAATCTTTTGCGAACCAGTAAGCCGTTTTTGGCCGATAACGCAGTCGATATTGAAACAACTAAGGGTATAGCCAAGCCTAGTGCATGAGGACAAGCAATAATCAGAACCGTAACTGACCGTTCTAAGGCAAAACCCGCGTCTTTTGCAATTAGCCAATAAATAAACGTGGTTATGGCGGTAATTATTGCAATGAAAGTTAGATAAAATGCTGCCTTGTCTGCAAGAACCTGAACATTAGACTTTGAGGTTTGTGCTTCGGCAACAAGACGCATGATCCCAGCTAAAGCTGTGTCGTCCCCGATTTTTGTAACCCGTACAGTGATTGAACCGTCTTGGTTGACAGTTCCCGCAACAACGCCATCATTTGAGGCTTTAGCTACAGGCTTTGATTCTCCGGTTATAGCAGCTTCATCTATCGACGTCGTTCCATTAGTAATAACTCCGTCAATTGGTATTCTTGTCCCTGGCCTGACTAATACAAGATCTCCCACGCTCAGTTCGCTTACTAATACTTCCATGGGCTTGCCTTTGACTAACTTTTCGGCTTTGTCGGGAAGCAACTTAGATATAGCGTCAAGGGCGTTTTCAGCTTTAGCAACTGATGCCATTTCCAGCCAATGCCCTAGTAACATGATAGTTACTAGGGTTGCTAGCTCCCAGAAGAAGCCATCGCCCTCTATGAAGAACTGTGTTGCAATGCTATAGGCATACGCAGTAATGATTGCCAGGCTGATAAGAGTCATCATGCCTGGCAATTTTGCTTTTAACTCGCCCCACGCACTACGAATGAACACCAAACCACCATAAAAGAAGATGATGGTACTAAACACGAATGGCACATATTGTGAGCCAGGAAATGCTGGCGGCGTGAAGTTCAGCCAATGCTGTATCATCTCGCTATATGCGAGTACAGGTATGGTTAAAATTAAGGACAACCAAAACTTATCCTTAAACATTGTCACAGAATGTCCTGCGTGCTTGTCGTGCTCTTGGTGCTCACTGTTATCGTGATGGTGTTCGTGGTGTGAGTGATCCATAGCTTAATCTCCGCACGTGCTTTCGTGTAAAGGCACAAGGTTATCAAAACGTGCCTGTATCTGTTCTTTAGTGGGCTCCTTTTCTTGTACAAATATAGCTACATTGCCAACCAGGTTATTTATGCGGGTCAATTCTTCCTCTGTTTTTTCGGACGGATGCTCATCTACCACACCGCCGTGAGCAGAGGCTTTTGGAAATAGCCAGTCTAGCACGTTGGCAGACGACACCTCTTCGTTGTGTCCTACGTTACTTTTCTTGCCAAAGAACGTTTCAAGATCCTGTTTCAGAAAATCATTCCAAACTTTTTGCTGATAGTCATTTTTATCGCCAACATATACATAGAAATTAGCTTTATCGGGTACGGTTGGCAGCACCTTGCCATATATCTTTACAGAGCTAGGTATAATACCAGCGTCGTACCGTCGCCCGAGCAATTCGTCCTCACCGCCAATGTAGTTCCATCCAAAGTACTTCAGAAACTCGCCGCCAGTCATACCGTTCCAATGAACGTGCGTCAGTTGGTCCATCTTATCGTGGAAGTCTATCGGTATACTGCCAACTTCTGCACTACACGTAGTAGAATTACCGCTTACTACTTGAAATTCATCCTTTGAAAAGTTAACCGCTTTACCGTTAACCAGTATTTGTGTGCGGTAATGGTAATGCTGGTAAGTAGGCTTTCTGAGATGTTCAGGAGTAGATGCGTATACATAACCATACCATCCACCGACAAGCAGTGTAATCGCTGCCAGAGTAGCTGCCGCATAAGCAGCTACTCTTTTACTAAGCTTCAGGGTACTCTTACTAGCTTGAGTTTTGTTTGATACTTCTGTCTCGCTCATTTTTAGTGCCCACCGTGCATCATCTGGTTCATTTCGCTGCTAGAGTAGCCCCAGTCTTGCTGCCATTGCTTCATCTCAACTATCTCCTTATCTTGAGCTGCAATGATGGCTTGGCTCAGCTGCTTTATCTCGTCGTGTTTCGCTCGTCCCGCCGACAGCTTAGCCATATCAACTGCTCCCTCGTGATGAGTTATCATCATCTCGATAAAGGCCTTGTCATAGGCGTCGCCCGATAAGCCCTCTAGTTGCTTATTCATATCCATCATAGACATTGAATTGTGATCTGTAGTCGTTGGCTGCTGTTCGGTAGCAGCGGGCGTATTTGTGTTTTTGTTGTCATCATTTTGGCTGCCAACCACATAGCCGCCGAATCCAGCTGCTGCGATAAGTGCAACCATTACTACTGCGATTATACTCTTATTTTTCATAGTTATCTCCAATCCTTAGTTATCTGATTATGGTTTAGCCCAATAACTTATTCCATTCGGT is drawn from bacterium and contains these coding sequences:
- a CDS encoding superoxide dismutase codes for the protein MTELIAKPLGYTELPGITARQLAEHYKLYEGYVKKYNELATQARQVDPAVSNGTYAEIREVNLEKVFALNAIRLHEAYFENMTDKSQQCSGAIKQLIEQEWGSVEAWSTDFAALGLAARGWVVLAWDFDNQRLENYICDAHNQGGVWNSGALLVLDVYEHAYFLDYATARKAYIDEFMKLIDWQVVNERIPKWAIEKFTT
- a CDS encoding class I SAM-dependent methyltransferase is translated as MNWLWLIASVIILSFGIGAFLGAPWVPAFSQDLDELFKLAGVKRGTKFVDLGCGDGKVLAAAARRGAEVVGFEVNPLLWLIARLRLLRYGKRAKVYLRSFWSVDIGEFDVVYLYLIHHHMPKMRNQLARQLNPDAKVISYMFAFEGAAPIKTTRNSFLYDCTSFGRVEE
- a CDS encoding cupin domain-containing protein, translating into MTENDRKVFVLDMEAETKNNTNFRTTLWTGEYTQLTVMSIPVGSEIGLEVHGDVDQFLRVEAGAATLVTGPSKEEVSDTAELQPDTAVLIPAGTWHNIKNIGDSDLKVYSLYSPAEHAPGTIHKTKEEADAAEALEHGEA
- a CDS encoding heavy metal translocating P-type ATPase — its product is MDHSHHEHHHDNSEHQEHDKHAGHSVTMFKDKFWLSLILTIPVLAYSEMIQHWLNFTPPAFPGSQYVPFVFSTIIFFYGGLVFIRSAWGELKAKLPGMMTLISLAIITAYAYSIATQFFIEGDGFFWELATLVTIMLLGHWLEMASVAKAENALDAISKLLPDKAEKLVKGKPMEVLVSELSVGDLVLVRPGTRIPIDGVITNGTTSIDEAAITGESKPVAKASNDGVVAGTVNQDGSITVRVTKIGDDTALAGIMRLVAEAQTSKSNVQVLADKAAFYLTFIAIITAITTFIYWLIAKDAGFALERSVTVLIIACPHALGLAIPLVVSISTALSAKNGLLVRKRLALESARKLDWVLFDKTGTLTKGEHGVTDIWATKGHSKEDVLHLTASLEQNSEHIVGKGIVRKAEGEHVHLDKVTDFKALPGLGVQGTLHGSEVYIAASYRYIEENKLSVPADIAKAVKKAAREGKTEVYLITNEQVIGALGLADIVRDESKQTIATLKEMGIKTAMITGDSEEVASYVSKQLGLDQYFAEVRPEDKSAKVKALQKNSNKVAMVGDGINDAPALTQADIGIAIGAGTDVAIKSADIILVNSNPQDVVKVIKLSKATYRKMFQNLGWATGYNIFAIPLAAGVLFGAGIVLSPAVGAVLMSASTVIVALNAQLLRKTVL
- a CDS encoding DUF305 domain-containing protein, producing the protein MKNKSIIAVVMVALIAAAGFGGYVVGSQNDDNKNTNTPAATEQQPTTTDHNSMSMMDMNKQLEGLSGDAYDKAFIEMMITHHEGAVDMAKLSAGRAKHDEIKQLSQAIIAAQDKEIVEMKQWQQDWGYSSSEMNQMMHGGH